The Saccharomycodes ludwigii strain NBRC 1722 chromosome II, whole genome shotgun sequence genome window below encodes:
- the RRN10 gene encoding Rrn10p (similar to Saccharomyces cerevisiae YBL025W | RRN10 | Regulation of RNA polymerase I): protein MSEKTIYDACNDLITELNQYRTLSADEVLSAKIDHLVPIPFVTREEFEQYSDSITTNNIHNSIISSIDLRVLQYFLNKLITEKYPTLLNSFDETSLLTLGILIESWIAEYSTVDDDTSIGNEKDRDDNDFITDIYRDFEFREDDEGNEDYVQYQHEDDSDN, encoded by the coding sequence ATGTCTGAAAAAACCATATATGATGCATGCAATGATCTAATAACAGAATTAAATCAATACAGAACACTAAGTGCCGACGAAGTTTTATCTGCCAAAATAGATCACCTAGTGCCTATACCATTTGTAACAAGAGAAGAATTTGAACAATATAGTGATTCtattactactaataatattcataatagTATTATATCTAGTATAGACCTGAGAGTCTTGcagtattttttaaataagtTAATTACTGAAAAATATCCAACTTTACTTAATTCCTTTGATGAAACTAGCTTATTGACTTTGGGTATACTTATAGAAAGTTGGATAGCTGAATATTCTActgttgatgatgatactAGTATAGGCAATGAAAAAGATcgtgatgataatgatttCATAACGGATATATATAGGGATTTTGAGTTTCGAGAAGATGATGAGGGAAACGAGGATTATGTACAATATCAGCACGAAGATGACAGtgataattaa
- a CDS encoding uncharacterized protein (similar to Saccharomyces cerevisiae YER137C | putative protein of unknown function) yields MQNDKNAASLLNNELDKLAKTIVTKQLERDKIITEYNKKLESVEQLINVLLNLQQTDTRNVVNCDKLDKILNKGMKIYKDETDGMEYCMIPIRKKSDTADTSTIAYKGQQQDVLVKNKTEDNGYNIINRKELELNKSSEGGKKKKKKKKKKNNIPCSFCHEIGHVRSKCPKIYMPSL; encoded by the coding sequence ATGCAAAATGACAAAAATGCTGCTTCTCTTTTAAACAATGAATTAGATAAATTAGCTAAAACTATAGTAACAAAACAATTGGAAAGAGACAAAATTATAACTGAGTACAATAAGAAATTGGAAAGTGTAGAACAACTAATTAACGTTTTACTAAATTTACAACAAACTGATACTAGAAATGTGGTTAATTGTGACAAATTAGAtaagattttaaataaaggcatgaaaatatataaagacGAGACAGACGGTATGGAATATTGTATGATACcgataagaaaaaaatcgGATACGGCTGACACGAGTACTATTGCCTACAAAGGGCAACAACAAGATGTTttagtaaaaaataaaactgaaGATAACGGATATAACATTATAAATAGAAAGGAATTAGagttaaataaaagtagcgaagggggaaaaaaaaagaagaagaagaagaagaagaaaaacaatatacCATGCTCTTTTTGTCATGAAATAGGTCATGTAAGATCTAAATGCcccaaaatatatatgccATCCTTGTAG
- the LSM2 gene encoding Sm-like protein LSM2 (similar to Saccharomyces cerevisiae YBL026W | LSM2 | Like SM) — translation MLFFSLFKTLVDQEVVVELKNGVEIKGVLKSVDQFLNLKLDNLQETSVFKQLPHLYAVRNIFIRGSNIRYVYLKKNMIDTNLLQDATRREAISEKNK, via the coding sequence atgctttttttttctttattcaAAACACTAGTAGACCAAGAAGTTGTGGTGGAGTTGAAAAATGGAGTGGAGATAAAAggtgttttaaaatcagTCGACCAATTTCTAAACTTAAAATTGGATAACCTACAAGAAACTTCGgtttttaaacaattaCCACATCTATATGCAGTAAggaatattttcattagaGGATCTAATATAAGGTATGTTTacttaaagaaaaatatgattGACACCAATTTATTACAAGATGCAACGAGGAGAGAAGCTATTagtgaaaaaaacaaatag
- a CDS encoding uncharacterized protein (similar to Saccharomyces cerevisiae YOR124C | UBP2 | UBiquitin-specific Protease) translates to MSISMPKKPILQPTKYPEEQKSDNVNNNVSPDILTNNERSTINTFVANSPTSIAANLSTTVSTGEEAINNNHNNIENNMTPYFKSIYQSYFPVSLKSFSINNTEINNNNENHKPFSCSINHKLEESQYLNDLDESTFTHGSPSLYPNFYTKSVDVNNIDLFNNKPFFNAIAASTTFTDVTNKLGPNSDHKHQYVGYYNYEEEKGRKEEGAKESGGTDGTSINSSPLFHNNVINPMTNITFPDTNESDPNCIDKIVSASDNSICKKEHANDLLPFFKFYGENNNSGIGMQIATNTINRKENILDYQNYGSNNSVYFHGYHDRVNYTQSCSSLNTSSGINACNDANIAYKKRKSFSSASSTTSSKNIWNAEVCKAFEEALGLIPKDDYSRINVYNKMYGRNELIAIYIKYKTNESRSVKQVSSHLQVLKRRLIRKIQEFTSIKEESCVDRNSSELLKQQIESDINLLQLINKGIKKNEKNMSIFKGKFEPIVKYVESNGDDIGNTSD, encoded by the coding sequence ATGTCTATTTCAATGCCAAAAAAACCAATATTACAGCCAACAAAGTATCCTGAGGAACAAAAAAGTGATAATGTGAATAACAATGTTTCTCCAGATATCCTCACCAATAACGAAAGGAGCACTATTAATACTTTTGTTGCTAATTCTCCTACTAGTATTGCTGCTAATCTCTCCACTACTGTATCTACTGGTGAAGAGGCTATTAACAACAACCACAATAATATAGAAAACAATATGACTCCTTATTTTAAATCTATCTATCAAAGCTACTTTCCAGTTTctttgaaaagtttttcaataaataacactgagattaataataacaatgaaaaTCATAAACCTTTTAGTTGTTCAATAAACCATAAATTAGAGGAATCacaatatttaaatgatttagACGAATCTACCTTTACACATGGTTCTCCATCATTGTATCCCAACTTTTATACCAAATCAGTAGATGTTAATAACATAGATctgtttaataataaacctttttttaatgctaTTGCTGCTTCTACTACTTTTACTGATGTTACTAATAAGCTTGGCCCTAATAGTGATCATAAACACCAATATGTCGGCTATTACAATTATGAGGAAGAAAAGGGGAGGAAAGAAGAAGGGGCAAAAGAAAGTGGTGGAACAGATGGCACATCTATTAATTCTTCCCCATTATTTCATAATAACGTTATTAACCCAATGACAAACATAACTTTCCCAGATACTAACGAGTCTGATCCGAACTgtattgataaaatagtTTCTGCTTCTGATAATAGTATATGTAAGAAGGAACATGCAAACGACTTGCtacctttttttaagttttatggagaaaataataatagcggCATAGGTATGCAGATTGCAACCAATACGATTAAtcgaaaagaaaatattttagatTATCAAAACTATGGCAGTAATAACAGTGTTTATTTTCATGGTTACCACGATAGAGTGAATTATACACAGAGTTGTTCAAGCTTAAACACAAGCAGTGGTATTAATGCCTGTAATGATGCCAATATTgcttataaaaaaagaaaatcgTTTTCTTCTGCTTCCAGTACAACAAGTAGCAAAAATATATGGAATGCTGAAGTATGTAAAGCTTTTGAAGAAGCTTTAGGATTGATACCTAAGGACGATTACAGCAGGATAAATGTTTACAATAAAATGTATGGACGTAATGAGCTAATTGCAATTtacataaaatataaaacaaatgaGTCACGTTCGGTTAAACAAGTCTCGTCGCATTTGCAAGTTTTGAAGAGGAGATTAATAAGGAAGATCCAGGAATTTACCTCGATCAAAGAGGAGAGTTGTGTTGATCGTAATAGTAGTGAGCTATTAAAGCAACAGATTGAAAGCGATATTAACTTGTTGCAATTGATTAATAAGGggataaaaaagaatgaaaaaaatatgagcATATTTAAAGGTAAATTTGAACCAATAGTTAAATATGTGGAATCAAATGGTGATGATATTGGTAACACTAGTGATTGA
- a CDS encoding uncharacterized protein (similar to Saccharomyces cerevisiae YGR109W-B | retrotransposon genes) gives MTTAAKHSVETSLQKDTYLGNVASPIDDVVKNDDFMYSNIPCVTENHKTGDIEERRDLEDLPLVFLVQEEPLVGKKLVINCEIKRKKVQALCDTGSPTSFVDAKLVEKLGLKEKPCNTFTFKGAVSETTETCVSFVKVPMKINDKRIMISAYVVKKFRYELLIGNPVIKLHSDVFKELIDVKNEDMYLVDMITDDKEKQIEQDAEFLCRICPIDIRNEKENELDGFEKLPEGLRKRFQTHVTNELPGNPGPENFEYNIVLKEGFNPPELYPYRLTPKMEQECRKILEDLIKKGFVSESNAACGAPIILVRKKDQTWRLVVDYRELNKGIVNESFPIPSITELFAKVGDAKVFTTLDLHSGYHQLRLNEKSKDLTSFTTPFGHFRYEVLPFGIKTAPKNFSRFMSKLLDGIENVYVYLDDILIATRDKTEHYKILEKVLEKLKSNNLYCKRSKCHFVKDKVNYLGHVLTAEGLSVDENKISAIKKLTMPSTIKGMQTFLGLANYYRKFISKFSELSQPLYDFASKKAKLGEKQRIAFEKLKEALTSTQVLVPFVEGDHYELTSDASLHHVGGVLERYENGKLKGVIGYFSKHLSETQSRYPVGEIELLGIILNLKHFRYYLHGRKFTINTDHSSLLSFRNKTEPHLRLARWLDYLGEYTFELRYIKGTKNVVADCLSRPEEILPIVELDSINPKDWFEDLLKDPWSAAILVTLDSKFREKVKCKDKRQYETLLLKFGRSKLIKERYSYEDKTLLYEKRICVPNNRRRELLHAFHDSMLQGGHFGVAATTEKIADKFYFPKLHKYVERYIRHCLNCQLNKKTANTTQGRLKPLPVASGRWQDLSIDFISGLPPSRRHNDMIMVVVDRFSKRSHWIAMRKTANSKDILEYLYRYIFAMHGFPRTIVSDRDIRFTASVYEELTKRLGIKLLFSSSNHPQTDGQTEAVNKIVNRLLRTFCSQDQDYWDVYLPHMEFCYNSTPVTSTGISPFQADIGYTPNTPLLDTTNELDTRNFNATKMTKHLKALSLRINDSLQLRQEQMEETTNAKRKEIDFHIGEYALLHRDAYFTGGRYLKVQSIYLGPFKIVKVGTNVVELDLPSSFKKHRTINIKWIKHFYNDPEKYPKQLPRTKEERIHRITEITAIIGYETTTGNYYCKMLDVNPELTATYEKEEINLLPSSRLNSLLANYKQLLTETSN, from the coding sequence ATGACTACTGCAGCTAAACATTCTGTCGAGACTTCACTTCAAAAGGATACCTATTTGGGTAACGTTGCTTCTCCTATTGATGATGTTGTAAAGAATGATGATTTTATGTATTCCAATATACCTTGCGTGACAGAAAATCACAAGACGGGTGATATTGAGGAGAGGAGAGATTTGGAAGATCTTCCTCTAGTGTTCTTAGTTCAAGAAGAACCATTAGTTGGTAAGAAATTGGTTATCAATTGTGagattaaaagaaaaaaggtaCAAGCTTTGTGCGATACAGGTAGTCCTACTTCGTTTGTAGATGCGAAGCTAGTTGAAAAGTTAGGGTTAAAAGAGAAACCTTGTAATACATTTACGTTTAAAGGTGCGGTAAGTGAAACAACAGAAACCTGTGTATCGTTTGTCAAAGTACCAATGAAAATTAACGATAAGAGAATAATGATTTCTGCTTATGTGGTTAAGAAATTCCGATATGAGTTATTGATCGGTAACCCAGTTATAAAGTTACACAGTGACGTGTTTAAAGAACTGATTGATGTCAAAAACGAAGATATGTATTTGGTAGATATGATAACTGATGACAAAGAGAAACAAATAGAACAAGACGCCGAGTTCTTGTGTAGAATATGCCCTATTGACATAAggaatgaaaaagaaaacgaGTTGGATGGATTTGAGAAGTTACCAGAAGGTCTAAGGAAAAGATTTCAGACCCATGTTACTAATGAACTTCCAGGAAATCCAGGCCCAGAAAATTTTGAGTATAATATTGTATTGAAAGAAGGTTTTAATCCACCAGAATTATACCCGTACAGGTTAACGCCCAAGATGGAGCAAGAATGTAGAAAGATTCTAGAGGACCTCATCAAGAAAGGATTTGTGTCAGAATCTAATGCTGCCTGCGGAGCGCCTATTATATTAGTACGTAAAAAGGATCAAACATGGAGATTAGTTGTTGACTATAGAGAATTGAATAAAGGTATTGTAAATGAAAGTTTCCCAATTCCTTCGATCACTGAACTATTCGCGAAAGTTGGTGATGCAAAGGTATTTACAACTCTAGATTTACACTCAGGATACCATCAATTAAGGTTGAACGAGAAGTCAAAGGACTTAACGTCGTTCACGACACCCTTTGGTCATTTTAGATATGAAGTATTACCGTTTGGTATTAAAACGGCCCCAAAGAATTTTAGTAGATTTATGAGTAAATTATTAGATGGAATCGAGAATGTATACGTCTATTTAGATGATATATTGATTGCCACAAGAGACAAAACTGAACACTACAAAATACTAGAGAAAGTATTAGAGAAACTTAAGAGTAATAATTTGTACTGTAAAAGGTCAAAATGTCATTTTGTAAAAGACAAAGTAAATTATTTAGGTCATGTTTTAACTGCTGAAGGTTTAAGtgttgatgaaaataagaTTAGTGCTATTAAAAAGCTAACTATGCCAAGCACTATAAAAGGTATGCAAACGTTCTTAGGATTAGCGAACTATTATAGGAAATTCATAAGCAAATTTAGTGAATTATCACAACCGTTATATGATTTTGCATCCAAGAAAGCAAAATTAGGAGAAAAGCAAAGAATTGCGTTTGAGAAACTAAAAGAAGCATTAACGTCAACTCAAGTATTGGTGCCATTTGTGGAAGGAGACCATTATGAATTAACATCTGATGCTAGTTTACATCATGTTGGAGGTGTGTTAGAAAGATATGAGAATGGAAAGTTAAAAGGTGTAATTGGATACTTCTCAAAACATTTAAGTGAAACACAATCTAGATATCCAGTTGGAGAAATAGAACTATTAGGTATCATATTGAATCTTAAACATTTCAGATACTATTTGCATGGTAGAAAGTTTACGATTAATACTGATCACTCTTCGTTGCTATCGTTTAGAAATAAGACAGAGCCCCATCTAAGATTAGCACGATGGTTAGATTATTTAGGAGAATATACGTTTGAATTACGATATATCAAAGGAACAAAAAACGTAGTTGCTGATTGCCTATCTCGCCCAGAAGAAATATTACCAATTGTAGAACTAGACAGTATAAATCCTAAAGATTGGTTtgaagatttattaaaagaccCATGGTCTGCTGCAATCTTAGTTACCCTAGATTCAAAGTTTAGAGAAAAGGTAAAGTGTAAAGACAAAAGACAATATGAAACGTTGTTACTGAAATTTGGTAGATCAAAGTTGATTAAAGAACGCTACTCTTATGAAGATAAAACTCTTTTATATGAAAAACGTATTTGTGTGCCAAATAACAGAAGAAGAGAATTATTACATGCTTTCCATGATTCAATGTTACAAGGAGGACACTTTGGTGTCGCTGCCACCACGGAAAAAATTGCagataaattttatttcccGAAATTACATAAGTATGTGGAACGATATATTAGACACTGTTTGAATTGCCAATTGAACAAGAAGACTGCCAATACTACTCAAGGCAGGTTAAAACCACTACCCGTTGCCTCAGGTCGTTGGCAAGATTTGtctattgattttatttcgGGACTCCCACCGTCACGACGACATAATGATATGATTATGGTAGTTGTCGATCGATTTTCGAAAAGATCACATTGGATTGCGATGAGGAAAACAGCAAACTCTAAAGATATACTTGAATATTTATACCGATATATCTTTGCAATGCACGGTTTCCCACGAACGATTGTATCTGATAGAGATATCCGTTTTACTGCTTCCGTATATGAAGAGTTAACGAAACGATTAggaattaaattattgttcAGTTCAAGTAATCACCCACAAACAGATGGACAAACTGAAGCTGTGAATAAGATAGTAAACCGTCTATTAAGAACATTTTGTAGTCAAGATCAGGATTACTGGGATGTATATTTACCCCATATGGaattttgttataattCAACTCCGGTTACGAGTACTGGTATTTCACCATTTCAAGCTGATATTGGTTATACACCAAATACACCGTTGTTAGATACAACTAATGAACTAGATACAAGAAACTTTAATGCTACGAAAATGACTAAACATTTGAAAGCTTTATCATTACGTATTAATGATTCATTACAGTTAAGACAGGAACAAATGGAAGAAACTACAAATgctaaaagaaaagaaattgattTTCACATTGGAGAATATGCTTTATTGCATAGAGATGCTTATTTTACAGGGGGAAGATATTTGAAAGTAcaatcaatttatttaggTCCATTTAAGATCGTCAAAGTAGGTACAAATGTTGTAGAATTAGACTTACCatcaagttttaaaaaacacCGTACTATCAATATAAAATGgattaaacatttttacaATGACCCAGAAAAATACCCAAAACAATTACCAAGAacgaaagaagaaagaatacACAGAATCACAGAAATTACAGCCATCATAGGTTATGAAACAACAACAggaaattattattgtaagATGTTAGATGTCAATCCCGAACTAACTGCCACTTAcgaaaaagaggaaatcAACTTATTACCCAGTTCTCGCTTGAACTCTTTATTAGCAAACTATAAACAATTGCTAACCGAGACTTCAAATTAA
- a CDS encoding uncharacterized protein (similar to Saccharomyces cerevisiae YGR109W-A | retrotransposon gene), with translation MNQHLTVIAPFKFSGAKKDVSRIPAFLLSFETQFAMCGIKDDYVKICFVGQNLTDNALQWFTNYFNHNDCRAMTYSAFAADFKDYYSSKIDSYQIVEKLKRVSQKEDVDTYVKQFMTYYDMLPRNYMSDDFAIDLFIQGLKIQTRQLMRMHRFDKLIDAVNAAVRTEHCREDLDVSLNFDSNLVGNTNKLDKDLDYIMNAIDNTRRGYSNARRRYTGRDKGGKNSYRKDNFQEKFYNVCRRNKLCFNCGSPEHARANCPGNARPSY, from the coding sequence ATGAATCAGCATCTAACTGTTATCGCCCCATTTAAGTTCTCTGGAGCCAAAAAGGATGTTTCCAGAATTCCAGCATTTTTGTTGAGTTTCGAAACCCAATTTGCTATGTGTGGTATTAAAGACGATTACGtgaaaatttgttttgtaGGTCAAAATCTTACTGATAATGCTTTACAATGGTTCACTAACTACTTTAACCATAACGACTGTAGAGCTATGACATACTCTGCATTTGCCGCTGACTTTAAGGATTACTATAGTTCCAAGATAGACTCGTACCAGATCGTGGAAAAGTTGAAGCGAGTTTCACAAAAGGAGGATGTCGATACGTATGTTAAACAGTTTATGACGTACTATGACATGTTACCTCGTAATTATATGTCAGATGATTTTGCCATTGATTTGTTCATACAAGGACTGAAGATTCAAACTCGCCAATTGATGAGAATGCACCGTTTTGACAAGTTAATTGATGCTGTCAATGCTGCTGTAAGAACCGAACATTGCCGTGAAGACTTGGATGTTTCATTGAATTTTGACAGTAACCTTGTTGGAAATACGAATAAATTAGATAAGGACTTAGATTACATAATGAATGCGATCGATAACACAAGACGTGGTTATTCGAATGCCAGGAGAAGATATACCGGAAGAGACAAAGGAGGGAAGAATTCCTATAGAAAGGATAACTTCCAAGAGAAGTTTTACAATGTTTGTAGAAGAAACAAGTTGTGTTTCAACTGTGGCTCCCCAGAGCATGCAAGAGCTAATTGCCCTGGTAATGCGAGGCCTTCCTATTAA
- a CDS encoding uncharacterized protein (similar to Saccharomyces cerevisiae YBR083W | TEC1 | Transposon Enhancement Control), with protein MDKDHSTSADTAALVSEEKVNNNNNNLDSFSAFNQFINDKVSNRKNKRDREELLEDYQEEGKKRTKYNDNIILKDKIPCSCIKKCENRVNNTNDTNMETFNYTYTDHYTYADNFCSCNQNVTNNRFYTPNEISTEKKNQWEDIIQENMTTFFKDIFESSKFSAFCGQAKYNTDINTTPPNSFPSTLDIRNRNSVDLGSLSTLTASINTAVTPLVSSYATSLEMVKNSLREYNRDLESLSQNIFSGADNSNQSTKGCLYSSSPLSSSSFCSLLKQQNFPLYQQYCYSTNSNRTGNYNIRSRSYSAKNSNNNSTAYCYDYDYYNKIYGNNFTGNENSNCFQYLYQGYVPPAPATTVIETTNNIPKSTTTFVENAPKVEPKNFIEKTCNGNVSFTNNFNSKKTPSIWSQKISNILYEGLSLIPMDSKSRTLITGKFYGRNELISLYILFKSNGSEYRSPKQISSHLQVLKKQLTKRISFYSTALESMVGNSSGTNQLTRQTLIDILAYETSLLKMILEGAVDSIEKKKQFQEIFETLLSNSELTGIIKQHT; from the coding sequence ATGGATAAAGATCATTCCACCTCTGCAGACACCGCAGCATTAGTATCAGAAGAAAAAgtcaataacaacaacaataatctTGATTCATTTTCTGCTTTCAATCAgtttattaatgataaagtTTCAAATAGGAAAAATAAACGTGATCGTGAAGAGCTATTAGAAGACTACCAGGAAGagggaaagaaaaggaCAAAGTATAacgataatattattttgaaagatAAAATACCGTGTTCTTGTATAAAAAAGTGTGAAAATCGCgtaaataatactaatgatACCAATATGGAAACTTTTAATTACACATATACAGATCATTATACATACGCTGATAATTTTTGCAGTTGTAATCAGAATGTAACTAATAACAGATTTTATACTCCCAATGAAATTTccactgaaaaaaaaaaccaatgGGAAGATATAATACAAGAAAATATGACCaccttttttaaagatattttCGAATCATCAAAATTCAGTGCATTCTGTGGGCAAGCAAAATATAATACTGATATTAATACAACACCACCTAATAGCTTCCCTAGTACCTTGGACAttagaaatagaaatagCGTCGACCTTGGTAGTTTGAGTACGCTCACGGCCAGTATCAATACTGCTGTCACTCCATTAGTATCCTCCTATGCTACTAGCCTTGAAATGGTAAAGAATTCATTACGAGAATATAATCGAGATTTGGAATCGTTGTCCCAAAATATCTTTTCTGGTGCTGACAATAGTAATCAATCAACTAAAGGTTGTTTGTATTCATCATCACCATTATCTTCTTCCTCCTTTTGTTCTCTATTAAAACAACAGAATTTTCCGTTATATCAACAATATTGTTACAGTACTAATTCTAATAGGACTggtaattataatattaggAGCAGGAGCTATTCTGCAAAgaattctaataataatagcactGCTTATTGTTATGATTacgattattataataagaTATATGGTAATAACTTTACCGGTAATGAGAATAGCAATTGTTTccaatatttatatcaagGTTACGTACCGCCTGCACCTGCCACAACTGTTATTGAAACcacaaataatattccTAAAAGTACTACCACTTTTGTTGAAAATGCCCCTAAAGTGGAGCCAAAGAACTTTATAGAAAAAACGTGCAACGGTAATGTTAGCTTTACCAATAACTTTAATTCTAAGAAAACACCATCTATATGGTcacaaaaaataagtaaTATATTATACGAAGGGTTATCTTTGATTCCAATGGACTCTAAATCAAGAACATTGATTACTGGGAAATTTTACGGTAGGAATGAATTGATATCattgtatattttattcaagTCAAATGGTAGTGAATACAGAAGTCCAAAACAAATCTCATCGCACTTgcaagttttaaaaaaacaacttaCTAAACgaatttcattttattcaaCAGCATTAGAGTCTATGGTTGGCAACAGTTCAGGTACAAACCAACTAACTAGGCAAACTTTGATTGATATTTTAGCGTATGAAACCtcacttttaaaaatgattcTTGAAGGGGCAGTAGATAGCATagagaagaagaaacaatttcaagaaatatttgaaacTTTGCTGAGCAATAGCGAATTAACCGGAATAATTAAACAACATACATGA
- the GDI1 gene encoding Gdi1p (similar to Saccharomyces cerevisiae YER136W | GDI1 | GDP Dissociation Inhibitor), with protein sequence MDEEYDVIVLGTGLTECILSGILSVEGKKVLHIDKQDFYGGESASLNLTQMYNKFKPSALSGADGKLPEAFGRDRDWNIDLIPKFLMANGELTNILVHTDVTRYVEFKQISGSYVYNKNGKIYKVPSNEMEAISSPLLGLFEKRRVKSFLEWVSKYKDDDLSTHKGLDLDKNTMDEVYYKFGLGKSTQDFIGHAMALWTTDEYLQQPARPTFERILLYSQSVARYGKSPYLYPLYGLGELPQGFARLSAIYGGTYMLNAPIKEVLYNEDKTFKGVITKEGTARAPIVIADPSYFPDKVKSTGKKVIRAICILNHPVPSTGNVDSLQIIIPQNQVGRKNDIYVAVVSDSHHVAAKGHYLAIVSTVIETDKPHIELDAAFKLLGPIEERFMGISELYEPLEDGTKDHIYISKSYDASSHFESMTDDVKDIYFRIMGKPLVLKPREDSQNDGN encoded by the coding sequence atggaTGAAGAATACGatgttattgttttggGCACAGGCTTGACAGAATGTATCTTATCGGGTATTTTGTCAGTCGAAGGTAAAAAAGTACTACATATAGATAAGCAAGATTTCTACGGTGGCGAATCGGCTTCATTGAATTTAACACAAATGtacaataaatttaaaccaAGTGCTCTTTCTGGTGCTGACGGTAAATTACCAGAAGCTTTTGGTCGTGATAGAGATTGGAATATTGACTTAATTcctaaatttttaatggcAAACGGTGAATTAACAAACATTTTGGTTCATACAGATGTAACCAGGTACGTTGaatttaaacaaatttCCGGGTCTTATGTTTACAAcaaaaatggtaaaatttataaagtCCCTAGTAACGAAATGGAAGCGATCTCTTCTCCGTTATTAGGACTATTTGAGAAACGTAGAGTCAAAAGTTTTTTGGAATGGGTTTCCAAAtataaagatgatgatttGTCAACTCATAAAGGTTTAGACTTGGATAAGAATACTATGGACGAGGTTTATTATAAGTTTGGATTGGGGAAATCAACTCAAGATTTTATTGGACATGCAATGGCTTTATGGACTACCGATGAGTACTTGCAGCAACCCGCAAGACCAACTTTTGAaagaattttattatactcACAAAGTGTGGCTCGTTACGGTAAATCACCATATTTATATCCATTATACGGTTTGGGCGAACTACCACAGGGCTTTGCTAGACTAAGTGCTATTTATGGTGGTACTTATATGTTAAACGCACCAATTAAGGAGGTTTTATATAATGAGGACAAGACATTTAAAGGTGTTATTACGAAAGAAGGTACCGCTAGAGCACCAATAGTCATTGCTGATCCAAGTTATTTCCCAGATAAAGTTAAATCCACTGGTAAAAAAGTAATTAGAGccatttgtattttaaacCATCCTGTTCCCAGTACAGGCAATGTTGATTCCTTACAGATTATTATACCACAAAACCAAGTTGGTCGTAAGAATGATATCTATGTGGCAGTTGTCAGCGACTCTCACCATGTCGCTGCTAAGGGACATTATTTAGCTATTGTGTCGACTGTTATTGAGACTGATAAACCACACATTGAGCTAGATGCGGCATTTAAGTTGTTAGGTCCGATTGAAGAGAGATTTATGGGTATTTCTGAGTTATATGAGCCTTTAGAGGATGGTACTAAGGatcatatttatatatctaAGTCGTATGATGCTTCTAGTCATTTTGAAAGTATGACGGATGATGTTaaagatatttattttagaatTATGGGTAAGCCATTGGTTTTAAAACCACGAGAAGATAGTCAAAATGATGGGAATTGA